AGAAGTATCAATCCGAATATAAATTCTTAAAAAATCCAAAACTTGGCTTTATCGCGGGTACATGGTGTTTTGCCTTCACAGCTTTTGCTTGTGTCTTAGGAATGGTTCCAAAATTGGATTACGCAACAAATCCAAAAGCTTGGTGGTTCCAGTTAATGACAAATGTCTTAACACCGATCGTTTTAATTTTATTGGGCATGATTTTACCAGCAATTGCCCGTAGAGATAAAAATAAAACAGCACTGCCTGAATTAAAAGAAGTTTAAAAACAAACCCTGCTGGCTATTTAAATAGTCAGCAGGGTTTTTTAGTCTACAAATCGATTATAGTGTATTCAAAGCCAATTGCGTTGACAAACTTTAAGACATCTTTAGTTGATAGGAAAATTGTCTTCGTATTGACGTTTGGATGAAAACTCATTTTCTTTTTGTCCAAGATTTCTGCATCAAAAAATACTTGAACATTTTTTTTGGTATTATTTAATAAACCAAACACCGAAACCACACCTGGAGGGAGTTGTAATTGCTCCATTAGGCTATCAGTAGAGGCCATTTTGATCCGATTAGCGCCTACAATCTCTTTAAACTTATCCATATCTAAACGCTTTTCATCGTCCATAATCAGTAAATAATAGGCAGTTTTCTTTTTATTCGTTAGAAACATTGATTTTGTACGGACACCTTCAATTCCAGTAATAAAGCTGTCGGCCTCCGCAGTTGTCAAAGCAGGAGGGTGTTCCACTATTTCAAAAGGGATCGCCAAAGCTTTAAGCGTTTCTTCAACTTGCAAAGACAAATTCATTTTATCCCATCCTTTCACCTTACTAGTACTATTAAACTTGATTTTAGCACAAACAATCAATTAAATGGTGCGACAATTGCAAAGATAAAAAGTAAGAGGGGGGGTATAATTAAAAAAAGAATTAACAAAGCCACTTAAAATTTAGGTTTTAATACGTTGGAATTTTCAGCTTGGGCATGTTGGGCATAATGATAATTTGCGTTATATTATGAAATTTCATCTTGAAGCGTCTAACAAAGTTTTCTTATAAAAATAGCTAAGCAGCAGACACAGTTGCCTCTAAGCGAGTTTAACAGCGGACCCAGCAAGATTTATCGAGTACAAATTGAGACATTACGTAGCAATCAAAATACCAAACAAAACTAGTTGACCCACGATGATTACAATCACGCATTTAGTAGAAATGTATCCCCATGATGTGAAATCAATCACATGTGACTATGAAAACGAATTTTTAAATCAATTTGAAATTGGACTTATTGAGGAAATATTCAATCGTAAAATATATTATGTATGTTTTAATTCGTGTGTGCTGCAGGAACGCGGATCTGACCTGACAAAAATCACAACGGATTACTTAGAAAATATTTTCCAAAACCGTCTGATTTTAAAAATATTTCGCAAAGTAAAATTGATCAACCTGTGCAAAGGATGAAAATTTAAAGTTACGAAAAATTTTTAAATAGAAATTTCCTCAGTACAAATTTAATTTCGAGTACTCGGAAGCTTTCTAGAAACAATCAAAATAATTTTACCGTGAACAATATTATACAATCATAAAAAATAAACATGGATTGATAGACCTAATCACGGGTAATCATTATTTGATTATGATAGCTAAGGCAGATTTTGCGCTTAATTCTAACATGCACTTTTGAATATTAACTTCGTATAATATATATTATGTAAACTAAAATGTAAAACTAATCTAATTTACTGATTATATTGCTACTTTTGCACTTCCCTGCCTAATTTTTAAGGCTGCATTTAAAAACTGTTAAATGCAGCTGCGCGAAATAACTTACTATAAAGAAATTTTTTGATCTGATACTGTCTCACGAATTTTAAAGTGCACTATTAATTTCAAACTGAATTTTTTATCTCAAATAAAATCATAAGCTGAAATACTCAAAATGATTATGTTTGATCCATTTACCTGATATGAACAATCATTTTGATTTAATGATCAAACTTCAAACGTTTCCCTGTTGCCTTTTTTAACATGGTCGTTATTGGGATTGCGATTAATGCGCCAAATGTGCTTTGGAATAGATTGCTTGGAATCGAGGCAATCGCAGCCCCAAGTCCATAAAGTAATCCTGTAGTTAAAGCGTAACCCACAACCATAATGATGACGCCCAAAACTAATCCTAATGACTTTAAAAATTTCTTTTGTTGGAAAAAATAACCAAATACAAATCCTTGTACGCCATGAATAAGTAGTGAAAACAAAATCCATTGTGGATAGCCCGCTAATAAATCGATAAATCCACCACTGATAGCACCGACAAAAAGTCCCGCTGTTGGACCTAATAATATAACCCTGTAATCGCAATGCCGGCATCACACAGAGTTATAATGCCATTTGTACCCGGAATTGGAATTATAACAAGTAAAGAAACTGCACTTGTTAAAGCTGCTAAGACAGCATATAGTGTTATTTTTTTTATTTGCATTGTTTCCCCTCTCCTTTAACTTTAAGCTGGAAGATTATTTGATTTAATAATCGATTCTTCAAAATAAACACTGCCAAATTCTGCTGTCACCATCACGCCGGCTTGTATGCTTTTGTAAACATAACCTTTTGCATCACTTACGGCCTTTTCTAGCTTATCTTTAGTTAGACCAGCTGTAATTGCAGCAGATAGACTACAACCGGCACCATTAATTGTAATGGCCTTAATTTTTTGTGCCTGATATTCTACTATTTTCGTTTCTGGTAGTGCTAATAAATCAATAGCACGCTCTCCTGCAAGTCGCCCGCCACCTTTTATTAAGACAGCTGTTTTATACTCTTTTTGTAGCAGGATAGCTACCTCTTTCATTTCCTGCAAGCTGTTAATTTTTCTTTTGCTCAACGTTTCGGCTTCAGTTAAATTAGGTGTGATTAAACTGGCCAAAGGAGCCAATTCACCACGAATTCCTGCTAAAATCTCTTTTTCAATCGCTGAATTTCCCTCTTTAAAAACTAAAACAGGATCTAAGATAATGGGGATATCGGGATGCTTTTGCAAAAATTCCTTAATTAAAGGAATAAATTCGAGATTTGCAATTAACCCAATTTTAATTCCACTAAAATTTACCTGCTCGATACTTTTTAATTGGGCTAAGAATATTTCTTTTGTAACGGGATGAATTGCTAAATTATTGTTAACAAGCGTAACAATAGAAGTTAAAACTGATATACCAAAAGTGTGATAATCACCGAATGTTTTTAAGTCCGTTTGTATTCCACCGCCGGCAAAAGGATCTGACCCACCAATCGTTAACACTATTTTTGTCATCCTCTTATCCCCCTTTGTGATTAAAAGTCTAGCAAACTTCCAGTGGGTTGCCCACAACCAATTGGCATGTTTTCAAACCAACCATTTGCAAAAAAATACCACAGCAATTAAATTGAGTAGCGTAACTTACAATACTTATTTATTGAATTTCTCCTTCTGAAGGATTATTAGCAGAAAATTTTTCTTTTATAAGAAGAAATTATTTGCTTGTTATTACTTCTGCAGTAAAAAAGTTTTTCTTTTTTTGATAGTTGCATCACAAGTACTTTTGCATTTGCAATTCACGTAAAAAACCTCATCTTAGTTCTTTTAAGAACACTAAAATGAGGTTTTTGTATTATTCTTCGGTTTCTTCTAAATTAGTCGTTAATGCTTCTGTTTTTTTCAAGAGATAAATTTTACGAATATTAATAATCAATGTCTTAATTACCGCATAGACAGGAATGCAAATCAACATCCCCATGATACCAGAAACTCTACCAGCACCCAATAGAACTAAGATAATAGTAATAGGATGCACATTTAATGATTTCCCAAATAAAAGCGGTTTAATCAGATTCCCATCGAGTTGCTGGATAACTAGAATAGATAAT
The DNA window shown above is from Enterococcus montenegrensis and carries:
- a CDS encoding prolyl-tRNA synthetase associated domain-containing protein: MNLSLQVEETLKALAIPFEIVEHPPALTTAEADSFITGIEGVRTKSMFLTNKKKTAYYLLIMDDEKRLDMDKFKEIVGANRIKMASTDSLMEQLQLPPGVVSVFGLLNNTKKNVQVFFDAEILDKKKMSFHPNVNTKTIFLSTKDVLKFVNAIGFEYTIIDL
- a CDS encoding hydroxymethylpyrimidine/phosphomethylpyrimidine kinase, which codes for MTKIVLTIGGSDPFAGGGIQTDLKTFGDYHTFGISVLTSIVTLVNNNLAIHPVTKEIFLAQLKSIEQVNFSGIKIGLIANLEFIPLIKEFLQKHPDIPIILDPVLVFKEGNSAIEKEILAGIRGELAPLASLITPNLTEAETLSKRKINSLQEMKEVAILLQKEYKTAVLIKGGGRLAGERAIDLLALPETKIVEYQAQKIKAITINGAGCSLSAAITAGLTKDKLEKAVSDAKGYVYKSIQAGVMVTAEFGSVYFEESIIKSNNLPA